The genomic DNA AAATATACAGGGTTAATCTGATGGTACTTGCGGGTTGATAAGACAGCTTTTTGACCAGTAAGCGACAAAATAAAATCCAAGCAATAACCGGAGCGATAATATAAAGGGCTCCCACTAGCCAAAACAAATAGCTATAGACTATGGCTTTGTAGACGATTCTTTCGTCAGCATTTTGCGGAGTAACGGTTTGCGGATCCATAAAATACTCAGTCCTATTATTGCCATAAACGATGCGCAAAAGGCCGCAACAAGTAATAACATGGTCGCCAAATTATCTGCTTTAGAAGCAAATGAAGGTGGCGACAATAATTGCAATAACGGATAGGCAGTAAAAATATCCGCTTTTCCTACATCCATTTTGGCTACAGCAGAGGTCATTACCGCGGTGGCCAGTTGATGAGCACGATGTAAATCTTCTAGTTTTGCGGCATCATCATTAGACAAGTCTAAACGGATTTCCCAGTGTACAATTTGTTCATCCAATGTGCTAAGTTGTTGCTTTAAACCAAGATGTTTAGCCCTTAGTTGTATCAGTTGCCCCATTAACTCTGCGCGGCCATCAATGTCTTTTAACATCAGTATATTCAGTAGCTTAGTTTGTTGTATACGCTGTTTTTGTCTTAATAATAACGTTATACGCGCTTCTAAGGCTGTTTGTAATTTAGTTTCTTCGGCACGTAAACTGGTTATTTGTGGATGATTAGTTCCATAATGAGCGGATAGGGCATGTTGTTGGCCCATGGTGTCATTGTAAGCCATTAATAGCTGCTGAAAGAGCTTATCATTATGCAGCTTTAACAGAGCTGCGGCCTCATCAGATGATGTTCCTAAATGTTGATGTAGACTTTGTTCTTCCGCTTCAATCCCGGTTAATGTAGACAGCATATTGACCCGGCCATGGCGTAATCGCTCAATAGTTAATGCGAGTTCTTTAAACTGATCAAGTGATACTAAACCACGTTCTGACTGAAAGGCTAAAATAGCATCTTGAGTCTTTTTTACTTTGCTATTGTAGCCCGCTAAACCTTGACTAATGCCACTATCTCGAAGATTCACTTCATCGGTACGAAGGTCACTGAGCAGCTGTTGTAATGAACGATATAATGCCCAACCTTTATCTTGCGCTTCTTGAGCTGTACCGCCTTTAACGCTAAATTCCATTAGACCCGTTTGGCTGGGTAACGTAAGCTTTGGCTTACCGAGTTGTGCAACGGACATTTTTAATTGTTTTGCCGCCTGAGTCATTAACATATCACTGCTAGATATGGCTTTATAATTTTCTCGAGGATCAATTGCCGAACTCAAATAAGGTGAGCTAGATGAGCTGGTTGCTTGGCCTACGCTATCTAGGTTAACTAATGCTCCAGCACCATTACCGGGTAAGATTAATATCCACTTTGACACGTAAGAGGTGGGTTTAATCACCAGTAATATCGACGTCATTACCCAGATAATTAATAAGCTCATCATTGCCGTTTTAAGATATAAACGCTTACGTGCTTTGGGGGTGAGTTTACTGCCTTCCAATGCTGCCCGTTTTATCCAAAATAAGTAAGCCAATTCGCTTAAGCTATTATCTTTGGCATCATTGATTTGATAATCAGCTTCATTGTTATTGTGTGCCCTTTTTTGCTGGTTTTTGTCTTTAATAACATTATCCATGACATGCTCCTTATAACCAGCCAATTAAGCTGCTTGGAATAATGACGTCGGTTAGGCTACGTGCAAGTTCACGGAAGTTGGTCATTCTTGAGTCATAACAGGCAATGCCATCACCCGGTAATAACACTGGGTTCATATTATTTTTCCAAGATTGCTGTATTAACCCATCAATCGAACGTTCGACTACATCCATCTGATTCGATAATGGATTTTTAGTCACTAATAATATGTAACGGCTGGCATTGGTTGATTGCGCGCCGCCGACACAGTTGGCTGCAATGGCGCCATGGAGTAAGCGTGTACCGTAAGGGAATCGGGTGGCTTCTCTGTCTACTGCTGATTGGCTGTTTGAACTTGCTGGTTGGGTTAAGTTAGACATAAATACTCGAATACCCGGTGTTGTAATCGGCGATGGTCTAGCCAATTCGTCATTGAATTGGTTTGTTGAGGGGACATACACTTTGTCCCCTGCCATTAAGGTAAACTCTTGAATCGATTCGCCGGTTAAAACACCTGTTAAGTCGATGCGGTATATCCGATTATCACGAATAACATTCACCGCCGTTAAATCGGCATCTGGACGAATACCTCCAGAAGAACGAAGCGCTGCATCAATGCTTCGCTCAGTGGCTTGATCACCAGAAAAATCACTTCCGTCATCTTTAGTTTCAATGGGTTGTTTTTTATTAATCATGTGCTGACCAGGTTCATATACCGCGCCAGAAGTGGTGATATTAATCGGGGCCCAACTGATGGGCACAATGCTGATACGGATAGCAGCAGGTTGCATCAGTTTTTCAACGATCAATTGATGCCTGATGGCATCGTTCAATTGTATTAAGGTGAGGTTTTTTGCTGATACACTTTGAATGAATGGCAGGTAGATATTGCCATCGGCATCAATTTCAACGGCTTTACTGAAATCTTCACCGTTTAAAATATTAATATCTAATTTGTCACCCACCGACAATTTCAGTTGGGCTTTTTGCCATTGCGAGTCAATTAAGCCCAGGGCAAGGTGTTGCGCCTTAACACCTTCTTTAGTGAGCAAATGGCTGTTTGCATTAATGTAGGAATTATTGATTGGCACGTTTTCAATTAAGCCCAATTTAAGATTATTTGGACGTTGGGCACTGATCTGTCGATCATAAGGCGTGTGCTGACCAAAATAGTGGCATTCACTAGAGGTAGTTAACTGGCAAATATCTTGGCTTGCTGGTCTATTGGGGGTGACGCAAGCTGAAACACTTACGCAAAATAATCCAATGAGCGTAACGTGGGATAAGTTTGTCATGATAAATTCCTTAATAAGTAAAGCCCAACAATCTGCCCGTATTGACACTAGCGGGTTATTTCTTTTAAAGGCGTATCTTCACGCAGCCCATCAAGCGCTTGCTCTTCAGATTCATAAATATCCATAATATGATGCAACCGAGTTAACTCAATTAATGCTCTTACGCTAGAATTTGGATTTAACAACACAATATTCCCATGGTAATGCATGGTATTTTTACGTGCAGAAATCAAAACTGAAAGCCCACTTGAGTCAATGTATTCAAGCTGGCTCATGTCGAAGACCAGTCGAGTATTACCCTTGTTGATGTATTCTAAAATAGCGGCTCTATATGTTGGCGTTTGTGCCATTACCATTTTTCTTGGTAAGCGAACTACACTCGCGTGTTGTTGTGCTTTTAATTCGAAGTTCATAATGTCGCCCTCTGATTTATCATGTAACAAAGTGAATATTGGTATTATCAATCATTGATTTTTATATCATCGGCTGAGAATATCTTTAATTACTAAAAGATACTGCAGTATATGTGCCAGTTATTTTATTGTTTAATTTCAATTGATTGCATGTATTAGAGAGTGTTTATTGCAAATTGAGGGTGAGATTTTGCAGATTGCAATGCATTGGTGCATGCCGGAGGGGGTTATTTTTAGTGATAAGTAAGTTCTGACGTGCAGCGAAGATTTTAAAAAGCAGTAAGCTGGGCTAATTTACTGCTGTTATAAGGGTTCGTAATCGTTATTTCTGTCAGTAAGTGGGTTAGTTTCTTAATAAACTCATTCTTAGGTGGCTGCCTAATACTGTGGGTTGATTCCACACCTGATCCATCCAACTATACATTATCCATAAACCCCGACCATGTTCCTCATTTTGATCAGGACAATCAATCAAAGCGGGTAATTCGGTATAAAGAGCATTATCAAGTAAGTCGACGATGACGCTATCGGTATTACAGTGCATTAATAAGGTAATGTTGGCAGCATCACAGCTTGTGTGTTGAAGGATATTATTGACGCCTTCTAACGTACAGGTAATGACTTTAAAACGCTGCTTATCACATACTTGGTTGTTCAGCATAAATTGTTCTAGTTCGATACAAAATTGCTGCTGCTCAATAATTTGAGGCGTTAAGTTTAATTGTAAACTATTCATAATGCGCTCCTTATGGCATTTTATCACTTATGGATCCCGATGAATTAACCGCTTTGTTTGCCTGATGGCTTTGCTGGTTATGGCTTTTTTGGTGTTCAACAGACTTTTTCTGGTGCCACAGTCTGTTGGAAAACAACATAAGTGACATGTCGTCTTGTGCTTCACCTTGTTGCCACATTGACAATGCATGACGAATACGATGGATCATCGCATCACCACTAATTGCGTGGTTGACCATGCATAATGTTTTGAGCCGTTCAAGCCCAAACATACCCAACTTCGGATGGTTAATTTCATAAATACCATCAGAAAAAATCATTAGATGTTCATCATCAGCTAGGTGACCTTGGCAGTCGATATATTGAGTATTTTCATCAATACCAATGGGTAAACTCGAAGGGATATCGAGTGACTCACAGCGATGTTGGCTGATGAGAAAGGGCTGTGGGTGACCGGCATTGCACATTTCATATTGGCCACTTTTACTGTTGATTTTTCCTATTATCATCGTGGCAAATTGACCGTGCTGGCAGGGGTCTGAAAAAACCTGATTAATGTAATCCATTAGTATTGCTGGAGATTGATGCCAATCTACTCGACTTGGATTTAATGATTGTGCCAGGGCGAAACTTTGCATTGCGGCCCCCGCGCCGTGACCTGACACATCGATTAAGAAAAATCCGATCCATTGGCCGTCAATAGTAAAGCATTGAAACATGTCACCGGCCAACTCATTTGCTGCAGCGAAATAATGATTCACTTGCCAATTTTCTAAGGTGAATCGTTTGTCAGGTAATAATGCATGTTGCAATTGAGCGGCTTGTTTCAATTCAGATTTTTTCTGATCAAGTAATTTTTGTGTTTTATGAAATGCCTGATTAAGTGCATTATTTTGTGCTTTCATTATCTGTTGTGCCTTAATCAGACGAATCGCGGCGATGACACGCATCTTTAGCACTTTGGGTTCAAAAGGCTTAGCTAAATAATCATCTGCTCCAGACTCTAATGCATAAATGAGGTCATCGGTTGCATTATTACCGGTAAGTAACAGTA from Shewanella psychromarinicola includes the following:
- a CDS encoding GumC domain-containing protein; translation: MDNVIKDKNQQKRAHNNNEADYQINDAKDNSLSELAYLFWIKRAALEGSKLTPKARKRLYLKTAMMSLLIIWVMTSILLVIKPTSYVSKWILILPGNGAGALVNLDSVGQATSSSSSPYLSSAIDPRENYKAISSSDMLMTQAAKQLKMSVAQLGKPKLTLPSQTGLMEFSVKGGTAQEAQDKGWALYRSLQQLLSDLRTDEVNLRDSGISQGLAGYNSKVKKTQDAILAFQSERGLVSLDQFKELALTIERLRHGRVNMLSTLTGIEAEEQSLHQHLGTSSDEAAALLKLHNDKLFQQLLMAYNDTMGQQHALSAHYGTNHPQITSLRAEETKLQTALEARITLLLRQKQRIQQTKLLNILMLKDIDGRAELMGQLIQLRAKHLGLKQQLSTLDEQIVHWEIRLDLSNDDAAKLEDLHRAHQLATAVMTSAVAKMDVGKADIFTAYPLLQLLSPPSFASKADNLATMLLLVAAFCASFMAIIGLSILWIRKPLLRKMLTKESSTKP
- a CDS encoding SpoIIE family protein phosphatase produces the protein MNLAKLTHTINILLAEDSTSERLFIASLLELLQVEDCNIVLHQCIDGQQALSLCENQPIDLLISDWRMPKLTGIAVCEILKQTDSPPYILLLTGNNATDDLIYALESGADDYLAKPFEPKVLKMRVIAAIRLIKAQQIMKAQNNALNQAFHKTQKLLDQKKSELKQAAQLQHALLPDKRFTLENWQVNHYFAAANELAGDMFQCFTIDGQWIGFFLIDVSGHGAGAAMQSFALAQSLNPSRVDWHQSPAILMDYINQVFSDPCQHGQFATMIIGKINSKSGQYEMCNAGHPQPFLISQHRCESLDIPSSLPIGIDENTQYIDCQGHLADDEHLMIFSDGIYEINHPKLGMFGLERLKTLCMVNHAISGDAMIHRIRHALSMWQQGEAQDDMSLMLFSNRLWHQKKSVEHQKSHNQQSHQANKAVNSSGSISDKMP
- a CDS encoding ATP-binding protein → MNSLQLNLTPQIIEQQQFCIELEQFMLNNQVCDKQRFKVITCTLEGVNNILQHTSCDAANITLLMHCNTDSVIVDLLDNALYTELPALIDCPDQNEEHGRGLWIMYSWMDQVWNQPTVLGSHLRMSLLRN
- a CDS encoding STAS domain-containing protein yields the protein MNFELKAQQHASVVRLPRKMVMAQTPTYRAAILEYINKGNTRLVFDMSQLEYIDSSGLSVLISARKNTMHYHGNIVLLNPNSSVRALIELTRLHHIMDIYESEEQALDGLREDTPLKEITR
- a CDS encoding polysaccharide biosynthesis/export family protein, yielding MTNLSHVTLIGLFCVSVSACVTPNRPASQDICQLTTSSECHYFGQHTPYDRQISAQRPNNLKLGLIENVPINNSYINANSHLLTKEGVKAQHLALGLIDSQWQKAQLKLSVGDKLDINILNGEDFSKAVEIDADGNIYLPFIQSVSAKNLTLIQLNDAIRHQLIVEKLMQPAAIRISIVPISWAPINITTSGAVYEPGQHMINKKQPIETKDDGSDFSGDQATERSIDAALRSSGGIRPDADLTAVNVIRDNRIYRIDLTGVLTGESIQEFTLMAGDKVYVPSTNQFNDELARPSPITTPGIRVFMSNLTQPASSNSQSAVDREATRFPYGTRLLHGAIAANCVGGAQSTNASRYILLVTKNPLSNQMDVVERSIDGLIQQSWKNNMNPVLLPGDGIACYDSRMTNFRELARSLTDVIIPSSLIGWL